In a genomic window of Lycium ferocissimum isolate CSIRO_LF1 chromosome 9, AGI_CSIRO_Lferr_CH_V1, whole genome shotgun sequence:
- the LOC132029256 gene encoding E3 ubiquitin-protein ligase ATL42-like yields the protein MSNSDRSSNHLAVHPSMLVIAILQFLLLNIVKVNGSPFQDLPSSQDESNNFRPSIAVVIGVLSIMFSLTFLLLLYAKFCRRSPPPLHNAMQIHQNGLTTLPIGRISSGIDKTVIESLPFFRFSLLKGSKKGLECAVCLSSFEDVEVLRLLPKCKHAFHINCIDQWLEKHSSCPLCRHKISAEDNSLLTYSNSFRFLRNQSELREDSNLELYVQREANGCNRSSRFSIGSISFKKSEKGVREDEILIQENDVFDQTEEQQNRILHKFNHKIIVSDVVLKHRWSNVSSSDFMLLNSEMINDTTSNRFSYLESRTNLESTSKVLRQNEKRSMSEILICPRFDDFSTRSCNRESSCVVPNNVKDEKRRNLWLPIARRTVQWFANREKRYAAQPEYTRQSFNV from the coding sequence ATGTCGAATTCAGATAGAAGTAGTAACCATCTTGCGGTTCATCCAAGTATGCTAGTCATAGCAATCCTTCAATTTCTACTCTTAAATATTGTTAAGGTCAATGGCTCTCCATTTCAAGATTTGCCATCTTCACAAGATGAATCCAACAATTTCAGGCCAAGTATTGCTGTTGTTATTGGTGTCCTCTCCATCAtgttttccttaacatttcTTCTACTCCTTTACGCTAAATTCTGTCGTAGATCACCTCCTCCCCTTCACAACGCGATGCAAATTCATCAAAATGGACTAACAACCCTTCCAATTGGAAGAATTTCCTCAGGTATCGATAAAACTGTCATCGAATCACTCCCCTTTTTCAGGTTCTCATTGCTTAAAGGCTCGAAAAAAGGTCTCGAATGTGCTGTTTGTTTGTCAAGCTTCGAAGATGTTGAAGTCCTTCGATTGCTCCCAAAGTGCAAACACGCATTTCACATCAATTGTATTGATCAATGGCTCGAAAAACATTCGAGTTGTCCTCTTTGTAGACACAAAATCAGTGCTGAGGACAATTCATTGTTGACATATTCAAATAGTTTTCGGTTCTTGAGGAATCAATCTGAGCTAAGAGAGGATTCCAATTTGGAACTTTATGTACAAAGAGAAGCAAATGGTTGTAACAGATCATCAAGATTCAGTATTGGCAGCATAAGTTTCAAGAAATCTGAAAAGGGTGTTAGAGAAGACGAAatactaattcaagaaaacgACGTTTTTGATCAAACAGAGGAACAACAAAACAGAATTCTACACAAGTTCAATCATAAGATTATTGTGTCTGATGTTGTTTTAAAACATCGATGGAGCAACGTTAGTTCATCTGATTTTATGCTCTTGAATAGTGAAATGATTAATGACACGACGAGCAACAGATTCTCATACTTGGAATCAAGAACCAATTTAGAAAGTACATCAAAAGTGTTGAGGCAAAATGAGAAGAGATCCATGTCTGAGATTTTGATTTGTCCAAGATTTGATGATTTTAGTACTAGGAGTTGTAATAGAGAGAGTTCTTGTGTTGTACCAAATAATGTGAAGGATGAAAAAAGGAGGAATCTTTGGCTACCAATTGCAAGAAGAACAGTTCAATGGTTTGCAAATAGAGAAAAAAGGTATGCAGCACAGCCAGAATATACAAGACAATCATTCAATGTATAG